The window GTTCTTATTGGTAAACCTGAAAAGACACTAAAGTTGAAGAGAAAATATGTGGAAGAACAACTTTCTGGTGGTGGGAAAGGGATAGCAGCAAAAAGGATCATCTCTCCAATTTACTTTCCTGTCTTGAACCAAAGGTCTTTCAGAAACAGTTTTTCTATTCCTccggtaggggtaaggtctgcgtacacactagcCTCCTAGATTGATATTTtattgggtcgttgttgttgtgtCTTCTGCTTTATCTATGAAATTCAACTCTAAGAAGGGAAGTCAAGAAGATCATAATACAGAAGACAAAATGACTTGTTTTactgaaatttcaagtttgatGATCACTATTTCAATTGTGATCATTTTAGCCTATCCTTTTCTACAATCTTCCCCTCCTACAGAAGCAACAAAATCATCTAATTCAAATCATGATCCTTTGTTCAGCTATAGACAATCACCTCATTTCAAGAACTCACCTAAATGTGCAATATTTCCCACAAATTCTATTAGCAAAAAAATCTGCAATCCTTCTTTAGTCCATATTTCCATGACCCTTGACACTAAATTTCTCCGCGGCTCGGTTGCTGCAATTCATTCAATCCTTCGACATTCTCACTGCCCAGAAAATCTTTTCTTCCATTTTATTTCCTCATATAGTACAAATCTTGAACCCCACTTGGAAAAAATCTTCCCTTCATTGGCATTCAAGATTTACTATTTCAATCCAGGGATTGTGCGGAACAAGATTTCTTCTACCATAAGGGAAGCTCTTGAACATCCATTGAATTATGCAAGGAATTACTTAGCTGAACTCTTAGAGCCTTGTGTTGAAAGAGTCATATACTTGGATTCTGATATCATTTTAGTTGATGACATTTCCAATCTGTGGAAAACAAGTCTTGGATCAAGAACTGTGGGATCACCTGAGTACTGCCATGCTAATATCACCAATTATTTTACTCCTAAATTTTGGTCTCACAAGAAGTTTTTTCGTGTATTCCGTGGCCGGAGACCTTGTTACTTCAACACAGGTATGAtgataatattttctttttattttaagtcTAATTATTTATGATCACATTGGATAGTCTTTCTAAAGAATGGACTTCAACCAATATGCAAGAATCTAGCACTTTGACAAAATGCAAATAGTAATACTAATAGTAAAGAATATACATGTATGTCCATCCTTCCACCTAATTTACCATGTTTCAACAACCATATATACATGGGCGGCTAAAAAACATGCCGGGCCTAAAGCCAAAATTTAATATGAgacctaaatttttaaaagaaagttataagattatttttatttgaaatctaTTCTTCTAAGtttttgagatacaaaattgttaataattttttataatcgaTTTGTCTAATAAATcattttcaattgataatatgaccaattcatcatctaatttttGGAGAAATTATTGATCTAAGATAAGATTTATAGAACAATAAAAGTATAGAACTATTGAAAGCTTAAAAGTATTGTTGAACACTGGAATTAATGAAATCTTggagaaagaaaataagtaagaatATCAAAGAGAAAGACATAAAATATAtaggggtttctgaaatatgaacAGATTAGAAATAAGAAAGATTGACTTGAACAAATTAAGGAAGAGGGTTAATGTTTTACACGTCATATAATGAAGGACTAAAAAGTGAAAAATTGAAATGTTAGGAAAATTATTTATCTATCCATTTTTAAGTAAGTTAAGTTGTTACTTTATTTATATATCTAaaaagttttctttctttttatattaaaaactctacttttatattaaaagtactaaatattattttttaactaCCTATAAACTTATTGTTTTTAGAAAAATGGGGCTTCCTAAATTTGGTGGCTTAAGGCACAAGCCTTACCTTCTATGAGGgtatttggctaagcttataagctggtcaaactaacttataagcacttttaggcttatctacgcgtttggtaaagttaaaagtgtttataagtcaaaaataagccataagctggtcacccccagcttatgaatttttagcttataagcacgttaagtttgaccaagatttttattattttatccgtaaaaatattcttttttagaaCAAAACTCCTACAACGATACTCACTGCCTCAAGTATTCAAcctacccctccccccccccccaacctcTTCAAGTCTGCAATTTTCATTGACTATTTAAGATAAACAAATTCTCTATTGCTTTGTATACTTATATCTATGTGattgtgtattaatctttgaaTTGTACGTAATAAACGAGGACATATCAAATTTTTGGTGTATTGCTTTATAAGTGTTgtggtgatgaagacaatgtttgtttctcttcaaataaATTGTcttatttaggtttattttttactgagaaatatttgtcaatttattgttattataacttatgattatatgtttatcataaataaattatcttatctaagcacaattatatttaaaataaaatgacaaatattttgtatttgaatcgatccggaatctaaaattttgaagaaattaccACTACTAAAAAAATAGATTTTAGCGATggacaaattctgtagctaaacagaaaaattcgtcgctaatctcatttagcgatgaattatcaaaagattctgctagctacgagcattttagcgacagattatcgacgacgttcgtagctaattccagttttttttgtagtgtacgcccttataagtgtaaacagttctaaggttatttaagtcattttaacagaaaaagagcttatcaacacttttttatcaaatactgcagcaacttattatcaatttcagcaaTTGTacccaaacacgtaactgcttatttattaaatcaatttcagCACCTAATGTttatcagctacttcaaatcagctaatccaaatgGGCTCTATAACATTGGAGCCGGCCCTGCAACTTATTTACCGCACTGTTTATTTTACGGAATTAGGCTTACTATATATAGTTTCCTCTTGTTGCAGAATACTTAACCTGATGTTTTAGAAATATTCCTCCCTCTGTTCGTTTTTACTTTTCATGTTTCGTTTTTCGGGAGTCAAACTACATAAACTTTGACCAACGTTTTAACATGTATTTTTTTCACCATATAGATATAAGAAAAATTATAGCACTTGTCGTATAGTTTCCGAATATCTatattttagttttaaaatattaaaaaaatctaGCAATTTAGCTTCAAAAATTAGTCAAATTGACTTACataacaagtaaaagtgaatggcAGGAGTATACATTATACACTCTAACATATTAATTTTTCAGGTGTGATGGTGATTGATTTGAGTAAATGGAGAAAGTACAAATACACAAGGAAACTAGAAAGATGGATGAAGATTCAGAGAGGTCATAGAATATATGAGCTTGGTTCATTGCCACCATTTTTATTGGTGTTTGGAGGGAAGATAGCACCAATACACCAAAAATGGAACCAACATGGACTAGGAGGGGATAATTTGAGTGGAAGTTGCAGAAATATACATGGTGGTCCTGTTAGTTTGTTGCATTGGAGCGGAGGTGGCAAACCTTGGCTAAGGCTTGATTCGGCAAATTCTTGCCCTCTCGACGAAATCTGGGCTCGCTATGACTTGCATGCACCTCCTATGTGACCAGAGATTTGATAGAAATTAATAAGATTTTCATGCCAACCATTTTTTGTGAATCATCTTATCAATAATTTATAATGCTATTAAGTTTAAATTGTGTGCACTAGTAATCTATAATTTTTAAGGACAGTACATTAAGAGCCcgtttaaaaataagaattttttcactttttcgaattttttttacttttattcgaaatcagtgtttggccataaaattttcaattttcacttgaagatgaattttggaattttttaaaaatttgataaactccaaaaagttgtttttcaaaaaattcactCAGATtactcacaaaaatttaaaaacaacccaaaattatattcatgtccaaacacaactctgattttcaaatatcattttcacttggaaaaaaaaatctctttttttctttttctggtaattttacaattcttatgtccaaacgcccaccaAGTCCGGCTTGAATAGATTACAAAGAATTTATTTTAGGAAAAGTACATCAAGTTTTCAAATTAACCCTAAAATCAAGTGTGATCAAAAGTTACTCCCTCGGGTCCATAAATGACTAATTTGCTTTtatattttggtccaaaataagtgtctatTTATATAaccaagaaaaaattcaatttgtttttacaaaattacccttatgtacatattcctaaaaagttttcttactcctcacattaaatatttaattaatggtaatttggtcatactatgtatttttatatagaaTTTAATCTTAATAGTCGTGCCAAAAGCAAATTGGTCAACCTCAGGGAGTACATATTAGCGGCCTCCAAAGGtttaaaaaaatcttatttaAGGAATCCAAATATGAACGTTTAAACAGCCAGACTTCTTGCATAATCATGCTTAAAGTCAAATGTAATTCCAAATCTTGCAAATTAATTTCTTGTAAAATGTAAATTGTAATAAATTTTCTTAACAGGAGAGTGAATAATATTGATGGTAGTAGTTTGGATGAATCAGTCAATTTTCTTGACAGGAGAGTGTATATTGTCGCATCTTATGTTTATAATCCAGCCACGAGGCAGAGTTTGGCTCTAATCAACATGACGGACCCATGTGTTGGATTTATTTGTAAGGTAGATGACCCAAATAAAGATGTCATTTCCTTTACCTTAGTATGCCTCTTGTTTGGGAGTTACGGTCCACTATAACAATTGAAAGTTTCGCTTCTGAGACTAATGTGTGGACTGCTAATATTAAAATTTTTGAACCTCTTGGACTGTGGCTGCCGATATTGGATAAGAAATCGTCATCAGCTTGTGGTGCCATCGATGGAGTATTATTCTGGTGGCTCCAGAATGGACGACACATCACTGCTTATGATAGTGTCGACAAGAGTTTCTGGGCTTTGGAATTGCCTAATGATGAAGAGAAGGTGCCCGGAGGCAGTTATTATCTTGGAATATCGAGTAGGGCTTTATTATGAGTGGCATCAATGGCCACGTCTTCTATAGACTATCAAGTGGGGTTAGCTAAATCCTTGATTTGATCCAAATTAGACGAGACGAGGAGTACCAAAAAGTGGAATTTCagtcaaagctttaatttagaaaAATATGGGTTACTGATAATTAAAACGGGATAAAGAAAAGTGATTTTGCTAACAATAAGATGgacagaagaaaacaaagtaaaccaGTATATTCAGATGATCTTTCGCGTCCTTACAAATGATCAATTCTCTTCTTTTTATAGTTATCTTAAAGATATAcgttttgcctttgtcataataaggtTATTATAGACAATTAAAGGCATTAAATGCTACGTTATATAATCATTgtaatacaaattctctaacgtttCTAGTATTTACTGCTTATTAAATATTGTATCTGTACTCTCTTGtgctgtcagattcattctccttgatTTTTGAATATAAATAGGTACAAACGTTCAGTCTTTTGAATAACTGCTCGTACCTCTACTTGTACCTTCTGTTCGTATCTATTGCAACTCGTGCCTTTTTGCCAATCATCACTTTTTGACTAGCCTTCTTGTCATAACACGTCATCTTCTAGTCACTTCAATATGTAAACTCgattttcccaatacagatagtccccccacttgccatttattcatcagtGGATTTTATTAAAGCGGGAATGTTACCGCTATTAATGCTACGGTAAAATCGACGCTTCAATTGTCACCTCCATTTAATGCTTATCACACGTGGCACCATTTTATTGGCTCTGCAACTTTGCAGCACTTTTTAAGGCTTTTTTACGGCTTCACTAATCACGAAGCGACAATTCTCATTATGACCTTTCCATCATTGCACCTTTCCTTTGACGGTTGCTTCTTAGTATAAACATAGTTTTCGTCTTTATCCTTATCACATAAAGTTCTCTGAATATTCaattcttgaatttttgtttGCTTCCTCCTCGTACTATCATGTCTTCACCAAACTCTAACCCTAGAAGAGTCCCCATAGTTGATAACTTTCCTCTTGCCCCTAGCAGGAGTAGAAGAGGAGGTAGACTTCGTAATTTAGGGTCTTCTTCTATACGTGGTTCTTCTCTTCCTTCATCTAGTTCCAGTCCTTCCTTTAAAACCAGAGGTTCTTTCTCACAAAGATCTTCTTCCAGGGGTAAGGAACCCGCTGAACCTGTTCGTGAACCTACAGTAGAAGAAATAGTTCCTGCGGAACTATCTTTCTACAACAATAGGGAGTCCCTTAGGAATCAAGTATCCTCTTTAGATCGTGCTGATATCTATCCAACTCAGATCACAGAGGGTCTGATTTCTTTAGTTCGTAAAGACTGTCATTGGAGTCATGACTTCCCTATCATAATTCCCAACGCGAATCAAAGAATCACCTCTTATTTaattggattttcttttgtttatatatACTCTTTCACATTAGGATTCAAACCTGCTGTTGATCCTGTTATTCTCGAATTCtgtcatttttttgttgtttgcATAAGTCAAATTGGCCCTATAGTGTGGAGGGTTATTGTCTGTTTGAGGCATTTGACTAACATGGCCGGTGTGCCTTTCACTTTTACTCATTTAATTCACCTTTACTCTCCCAGACTTTTTCGCCAAGGCGTTTTTACTTCAGTAGCAAGGAGCAAAAGAGTTCTGGTTAGTCCAGAAGATGAAAGAGACTGTGGCTGGTATGCCATGTTTGTTACTGCCCCCACTGTTGTTTTAGTGGGTGATGAAAATGTCCCCTTCCccaagaagtggaattttgcacgtgagttttcttttttaataactttctcgtacctttttcttcaattttgatgatcattattctcattttccttttcctttttagcaaccatgggaattattgaagaaattccCAATTTTCGTGGTTGAGTAGGAAAGTTACTGAATACACCCCCAATGGAGGGTAGGTCTTGGAAGCATCTTTCCCAACgatttggttggaaagtgaaaactcatggtaagagttttttttattttttatttaactcTTTATTGTTTTTCCCAGAACTTATTTTaatccttctttttatcaggatttgttGTTCGAGGGATTAGTGCCGAGGCGGTCGTGGCTTCCCTTATTTCTTTGGAAAGAGCCCAAGAGATAATCTTgggttcttcatcgaaaaggaaAGCTGCTAGTGACCAAGattctgaagaagaggaagatgggggTTCCTTGGTAAAAAGGCCACGAGCTCGTATGCGAATCATTTCTGATGATGAAGCATCCCCCCTCGTTCTGTTCCTCTTACCGAGTTTATTAAAAACCCGGTGATGATTCCTGATGATGAAGTTCCCGTTGTTGCTCATGATTTAGTTGAGCATCTTTTTAACCGTGGGTTTGGTGGTGAAAATTTAGGTCTAATTTCTGATGAAGTACCTCTTGCTTCTTTTTCTACTCTCGTTCCTGTGATCCTCCTTTGCCGGTCGTGGCTGTTACCGTTCCTCCCCGGGCTATTATGACTGCTTCCACATTTCCTCCCTCAACTACTCCTCCTTCAACTGTTCCTTACACAGAAGTTGGCTCTTCAAGTAGGAGTGGTGCTATGAGGCGAGTTACCATTGAAGTCCCCGCTGAAGGTAATCTTTTAAGGAAATCAGGTCGAGCTGACGTGTGGCTAAAGCCTTTGATTGGTCTAGTTGAGAGAGCTAAGCTTGATAGCCATAGTTTTGTGACCTTGATGAATGATATAGTACA of the Nicotiana tabacum cultivar K326 chromosome 7, ASM71507v2, whole genome shotgun sequence genome contains:
- the LOC107811136 gene encoding putative galacturonosyltransferase-like 7, translating into MKFNSKKGSQEDHNTEDKMTCFTEISSLMITISIVIILAYPFLQSSPPTEATKSSNSNHDPLFSYRQSPHFKNSPKCAIFPTNSISKKICNPSLVHISMTLDTKFLRGSVAAIHSILRHSHCPENLFFHFISSYSTNLEPHLEKIFPSLAFKIYYFNPGIVRNKISSTIREALEHPLNYARNYLAELLEPCVERVIYLDSDIILVDDISNLWKTSLGSRTVGSPEYCHANITNYFTPKFWSHKKFFRVFRGRRPCYFNTGVMVIDLSKWRKYKYTRKLERWMKIQRGHRIYELGSLPPFLLVFGGKIAPIHQKWNQHGLGGDNLSGSCRNIHGGPVSLLHWSGGGKPWLRLDSANSCPLDEIWARYDLHAPPM